One genomic region from Terriglobus aquaticus encodes:
- a CDS encoding MFS transporter, translating to MLKNRALLALAVAAFGIGTTEFIILGLLPDLARDFSVSIPKAGTLVTAYALSVTLGSPWIALLVSRWERRRALVFLMGMFVVGNALCALAPNYGLLLGARILTALSHGAFFGIGSIVAAGLVPPEKRAQAIALMFTGLTLANVLGVPAGTALGQHFGWRMSFAALIPIGLMAGAGLLAFVPRQWPETIDLRSEFRTVLRPGVQVVLTMSTLSSTAMFCVLTYITPLLENVTGLTPHAVTKVLVIFGVAITIGNLVGARLSDWRQIPALWIGYGTLLAIFLTLPFAVRSVVPSVIAVCAFGMVNFAAGAPLQARIVEQAKGAPNLPSTLNQGAFNLGNALGASLGGLVLTRGFGYGRLSYASAAVTTVVLLAVLIAARLERRDAVAA from the coding sequence ATGCTGAAGAATCGCGCGCTGCTGGCGCTGGCGGTTGCCGCGTTTGGCATCGGCACGACCGAGTTCATCATCCTGGGCTTGCTGCCGGACCTGGCACGGGACTTTTCCGTGTCGATTCCAAAGGCGGGAACGCTGGTGACGGCGTACGCCCTGAGCGTAACCCTGGGATCGCCGTGGATCGCGCTGCTGGTGAGCCGCTGGGAGCGGCGGCGAGCGCTGGTGTTCCTGATGGGCATGTTTGTAGTCGGCAACGCCCTGTGCGCGCTGGCACCGAACTACGGCCTGCTGCTGGGGGCGCGCATCCTGACGGCGCTGTCGCACGGTGCGTTCTTCGGAATTGGCAGCATCGTTGCAGCGGGCCTGGTTCCACCAGAAAAGCGAGCACAGGCGATTGCGCTCATGTTTACCGGGCTGACGCTGGCGAATGTGCTGGGAGTGCCGGCGGGAACGGCGCTGGGTCAGCACTTCGGGTGGCGCATGTCGTTTGCCGCACTGATTCCGATCGGGCTTATGGCTGGCGCGGGGCTCCTGGCGTTTGTGCCGCGGCAGTGGCCGGAGACGATCGACCTCCGCAGCGAGTTCCGCACGGTACTGCGGCCCGGTGTGCAAGTCGTTCTGACAATGAGCACTCTTTCGAGCACGGCGATGTTCTGCGTCCTGACGTACATTACGCCTCTGCTGGAAAACGTGACGGGATTGACGCCACATGCGGTGACCAAGGTGCTGGTGATCTTCGGAGTCGCAATCACAATCGGCAACTTGGTCGGCGCGCGGCTGAGCGATTGGCGGCAGATCCCGGCTCTGTGGATTGGATATGGAACGCTGCTGGCGATCTTTCTAACACTGCCGTTTGCCGTGCGGAGCGTGGTGCCCAGCGTGATTGCTGTGTGCGCCTTCGGGATGGTGAACTTCGCCGCTGGAGCACCGCTGCAGGCGCGCATCGTGGAACAAGCGAAAGGCGCGCCCAATCTGCCGAGCACGCTCAATCAGGGCGCGTTCAACCTGGGCAATGCGTTGGGCGCCAGTCTGGGCGGCCTGGTGCTGACGCGCGGATTCGGCTACGGCCGGCTGAGTTATGCGAGCGCGGCTGTGACGACCGTAGTGCTGCTGGCGGTGCTGATCGCAGCTCGCCTGGAGCGGCGCGACGCAGTGGCAGCGTAA
- a CDS encoding class I SAM-dependent methyltransferase: MRAAWMAGDFGVIAHTVENDAIAFAQRLAFPAGARVLDVATGTGNLALPIARAGAIVTGVDIAPNLLEQARQRAVSEGLTVQFDEGDAEALPYPDASFDAVVTMFGAMFAPRPERVAAELARVLRPGGTLAMANWTPGGFAGHMFAVGSRHAPPPPGPDGVPLPPPVLWGDPITVHQRLDGRFCDIRTERIGLMFDMPMSAAETVEHFRRYFGPTQAAFQRLDAARQEAFAADLIQLWSGANTAPNPEHHMLVPNEYLQVTARRSEA, encoded by the coding sequence ATGCGCGCCGCGTGGATGGCAGGCGACTTCGGTGTGATCGCGCACACCGTCGAGAACGATGCCATCGCATTCGCACAGCGGCTTGCATTCCCAGCGGGAGCCCGCGTGCTGGACGTGGCCACCGGTACCGGCAACCTTGCTCTGCCCATCGCTCGGGCAGGCGCCATCGTCACCGGCGTGGACATCGCCCCCAACCTGCTGGAGCAGGCGCGTCAGAGAGCGGTTTCAGAGGGTCTCACAGTCCAGTTTGACGAGGGCGACGCCGAGGCATTGCCCTACCCGGACGCGAGCTTTGACGCGGTGGTTACGATGTTCGGTGCCATGTTCGCGCCGCGCCCGGAGCGTGTCGCGGCGGAGTTGGCGCGCGTGTTGCGACCGGGTGGAACGCTGGCGATGGCGAACTGGACGCCCGGTGGTTTCGCCGGCCACATGTTCGCCGTGGGCTCCAGGCACGCTCCGCCACCGCCAGGACCGGACGGTGTGCCGCTGCCGCCGCCAGTGCTGTGGGGCGATCCGATCACCGTGCACCAGCGGCTGGACGGGCGTTTCTGCGACATCCGGACAGAGCGGATCGGGCTGATGTTTGACATGCCGATGAGCGCGGCCGAAACCGTGGAGCACTTCCGGCGCTACTTCGGACCGACGCAGGCCGCCTTTCAGCGGTTGGACGCAGCGCGGCAGGAGGCCTTTGCGGCCGACCTGATCCAACTGTGGTCTGGCGCAAACACCGCGCCGAACCCCGAGCACCACATGCTTGTGCCGAACGAATATCTGCAGGTGACGGCGCGACGTTCCGAAGCTTGA